A region of the Anomalospiza imberbis isolate Cuckoo-Finch-1a 21T00152 chromosome 11, ASM3175350v1, whole genome shotgun sequence genome:
AAGCAGTGTCCCTCTGCCCAGGCATGTTGAACTCTTCCAAAAAATGCAGGTGACCTGAATTCAGAGTACAGCTACTGAGAGCATCTTAATCCCAGAAGATTACAAAGTATTCtcataaaagaggaaaatactTACATACAAAATAATTGTGCAGGTTTTGGCAGGTGGACAGGATTTCTGGTTTAGCAATGACTTAGCAATGCAGATTGAAGCCTAGCAGGAGGTGCTCACCCAGAGCTAAATCTCTTAGGATACCTGGCATAGCTGCCCTTCCTCTGGTGGTTTTTGCTTACAGCAACTCCATCTGTTCCTCCTGTCCTAGATCTCCAAAAGCCAGTGCTTCTTTGCTCCAGAGAAGCTGGCTTTGGAGATTATAGTGCACACACATTCCATGTAAAGGAATTGCTTGAGGCACTGAGCAAGAAAAGGTTGTGATGGGAGTGGGTGTATTTAACACgtttcttgttttctcttttctgagcTTGGGAATTCAGCAGAGGAGTTACTAGCTTCTCTTTAGAGTTCAAGAAAAAACCAggcttcttttattttaatctaGGTGAACGTGGATATTTGGATTGTTGTAAGGGATCAGTTTAGACAAAACACTGAtctgagctttattttttaacaataGCTATAATTTGGCCAAAAGTGATGTCAAGCTTTGTGGGGGTCATGTCCATGCCACCTGATAGCCAATGGCTTTTAAACAGCCAGAACACTTAGGCAAGAATCAATCCTCATCGCATTTTACTGTTGCATAGATTCACCAAGACATTGGACTGACCAACCATGTGCCTTTGTTGAAGAAGTCCCTGGAACAATTTGTGTACCGAGTGAAGGCAATGCTGGCATTCAACCACTGCCAGGAGGCCTTCTGGGTCGGCATCCTCAAAAATCGGGATCTGCAGGTGAGACtcactgccctgcctggggcaaTTAAACTCTGGGAGAGGACAATGCTCACCTTGTCCAGACAACTCTAACTCTCCCCTTGTGTGTGGGTAAAGCTAAAAGGCCAAATTCAGCGTGACCATAGTACAGTCATGTCTAGTGAAGGAGAAAGAAGCATTTTATTTCAAGATTAAGAGTGTGCATCTTTAGGCTCTTGCACTGAGGGGTCAGATTTGATCATAATTAACAGGTATGGGGATTTTTTGGCTGTTCCATGGCAAGAACTATACATGCACAAGAGGCAAGAGATAAAAGGTCACTTGAACACCTTCACATACTTTTATGTGTGGCTTTAAAAGAAGCTATTTCTGGCTCTTCATCTCACTGTAGAAGCAGGACAGTTAaacaaaacctgattttttttttaaactctaaaACTTTTTATTTAAGAAGGCAACAAAATGCCCTTTTCTTCCATCCCACCCTGGCACGCTCTGGCCGCTTCACATACACTCAGTACAGCTCTTGTGTTCAACTTAGGGAGAAGAAATTTTGACTCAGGCCTCTGAGGAGAGAGGCTcggaggaggacgaggaggacTCGGCCGAGGGCCCCGCGGAGGAGGTACTCGGGGGCCGCCGGGCTGCGCCTCTCCAGGGCGGGGGAGGGCGGGGGTGCAGCCCCGGCGCTGACGGCGGCGCGTCCCGCAGGAGCCGAGCGGCAGCGACACGGACGACAGCGAggagcgcggcggggccgggcccggcgctgGGGCAGCGCGGCCCTgaggcggcgggcggcgggcggggcgcggctCCCGCGcaggcgcggcggcggcggcggccatGTCGGTGCAGGAGGACCCGGTGCAGCGGGAGATCCACCAGGACTGGGCCAACCGCGAGTACATCGAGGTGATCACCAGCTCCATCAAGAAAATCGCGGACTTCCTCAACTCCTTCGGTgagggcgcggggcgggggctgcgggcgggccgggccgtgcgGCGGCCCGCGGTGTCTCACTGCCGCCTCTCCGCAGACATGTCGTGCCGGTCCCGGCTGGCCACCCTGAACGAGAAGCTGACGGCGCTGGAGCGGAGAATCGAGTACATCGAAGCCCGGGTGAGCAGCGGGGCGGTGGGCCGGGtgcgggccgggcccggggccggccctggttgaggcttttccttttcccgTAGGTGACCAAGGGAGAGACGCTGACATAGgcccggggcggccccggcccccgccgccggaGCACCGCCGCCCCTCACCCCGCTCGGGgcccgccgccaccgccgccgcctCTGCTCGTGTTGCCAATAAACCgctgtgctcctgccctgcctgctctcTGCGTGCCTGCCTGGGGCCGGGCCGCGGGATGCCCGGCTCCCTGCCACCGTCCTGGATGTCCAGAGCCTGCCCTTCCATCCGCCTGACCCACGGGGTTTGGGCACACGTTCCTCCCCACGCGTGGGGGCTGTACCACAGGGGTTGCGGGCCTGGCTTTTGTCAGCTCCTGGAGGCACCTGACTGGCCTTTGGGGTGCTTTGTGCTCCTGCTGGGATCACAGCAGAAAATCTGGTGATCCCTATGGTCTGGAGGGTGTCTCAGCCTTCACATGTGCACATGTCAGGGCAGCGTGGGGGACAGCAGGCTTGCCTGGTGTGGTGCACATGCCACAGGAGAGGGCCCTTTGCCAGCACCCGGGAAGAGATGTTTCTCTTCTCTGCGAGGCAAGTGGCAAGGAGAAGGAAGTCTCTCAGCCCTTCCCACTACTCCTCTATTTATCTCAGTTTTTCAGTGGGCATCTAGAGCTGCAGATTCACTGCTCATATTTAACGTTTGTTGGGGAGTCCATGGAATTGTGTCAGCAAAGGTTTTATTGCTTCCCAGCAGGCTTTAAATATCTTGGTATATTCTCCAAGTGTAATCTTAACTTCTCCATGATGGCACTGTAATGCCTGCAGTGTTTACTGAGTTACTTAATGTTTGTTATATTTTTGAGTCTGTCTGACATCAGCTGGTTCCTTGTTGACGTAGGTCCTCCTCCGAGCTCACAGTTTTGTTCTCCATAGGAATCTCTGTTTTCCACTGTTTGAATAAGTGCTCCTTCAGCTTTTCCCTCAGTTTTCATGGTTACTGTCAGGTTGGGCTGCACATCAGGGAGGCTTGGCTGCCTTTGGAGCATAGTACCTGTGGAAATGAGTGATTTGTAGCAGCCCTGCAGTCGAGTGGAACAGCCATTGGTCACTGCCCTTAGGTGTAGCAGCCATATCAAATGAGACTGTTGCCATGAGGATTGATGGATGGAAGGAAAGCAGCTCTCCCTTGGCTCCAAGGTGGCTGCTCTGTAGCCCAGGTATGTCAGAAGTACTGCCATGGGCCATGCATTGCTTACTGTGGATGTGCTGGAGTCCTGAGAACTCCGTCATTGGAGATAACACAGTATTTATCTGGAGAAGGCCCTGAACTAATTGGATGTTGAAGTTGGCCCTGCTTTGAATGGGACGGGGTTGAGGCAGAGACCAGCAGAGGTTCTTGCCTAAATTATGCTAAGGTTCTTCAGTCCAAAGACTGAATGGGAGACAGGGTACCACAGACATCCCTGGCACTGTGTCTCCACTGGGCTGACCTCTTAACTCGAGATCCATTGCTTGTTTCTGTCCCAACTAGTAGCATGGTCTCCTGACTGGCTGTTGTAATGGCTCTTCTTCCTCTCATACCAGGATTTCTCAAAGGAGAATTTCTCAAAGGTTTTGCCATGCAGTTGGTGGAATCTGCTGGAAGACACCACTCCTCCCAGGATATGTGCTCTCACAGAGCTTCAGCATTGTGGGATCAGCCAGTCTGGTTCATCTCCCAGCAGGCATCCCAGGCAGCTCACTGCACTGCAGAGTTCAACCCTTTTCCTTTCAAGGAGTCTTACTAGTTCCCTAAGGAGCCAGGTTTTCTGGTTGGCTGCTGCTTATTCCAGGCTATCTCTGGGAGTTGAAGCCTCCTGGTCCTCAGGCTGGTACTgcttcctccagcagctgctgtgatCTGCAGCCTTGTAATACATGGGGCTTTGATACATTTCATTACTTTAAATACTGGGGAATtcaatttgccttttttctttgtactgtattttggtttgtttttttggtgttttgtttttttggttttttttttaatatgatgcCCCAGGAACCCACATTAAACTTTTCTGGAGTGGATTTGTGTATTCTAATTTAGTTGTCCGATTTACGTGGCGTGTTAGTGGTGCTGTTTTTTCCCACCACACATTTAATGTAGCAGGAGATGGCTGTGTCCTCTGTGTCCTGATACCATGCTGTCCTCATCTCCTGAGAGGGCTGGGTGCTCTACGTAAGGTCAGCAGAGACCTGTTGGTGGTCTGAGACCTTTTCCCAGAGTCCGAACTGCAGAGAAGCTGGTTTGAAGCCCCTTATGAAGGTGCCAGCATTGACCTAGAGAGCCTGAGCCAGTCTGAGCCTGAGCCTGAGCTTGGGCAGGCAGCCAGGCCTCATGGAGTGATTGGAGCAGTCCAGCAGTCCTCATTAGAGGCTCCAAGGTTTGGGAATGAGCTGTAGTGTTTTGATCTGGGTGGAACACTCGGTGTATTGGCATCACCCTTTGTGTGGTGTCAGCAGAACAGGGATCTAGAGCTTGATTCAAGCTTTGCATAGCCCAAAAAAGTTTTAGTCTGATCCAGAGTACATTTTTTAAGATGAATGGATTGGAGCAGACTTCTCAGTGCCTACTGTGAGCAGACCCTTGATTTTAGGAAACAGTTTTAAGGTGAAATGTACCTCCATCCCTTTATGTTGCAGGTGATTGAACCTGATAATTCAGTGAGCTGAAGCGATCTCAAAAGAGGAGTGTTTTAGGACACAGCTGAATTGTTGagggagagctgtactttgaTCCTA
Encoded here:
- the BRK1 gene encoding protein BRICK1 yields the protein MSVQEDPVQREIHQDWANREYIEVITSSIKKIADFLNSFDMSCRSRLATLNEKLTALERRIEYIEARVTKGETLT